One genomic window of Elaeis guineensis isolate ETL-2024a chromosome 2, EG11, whole genome shotgun sequence includes the following:
- the LOC105038106 gene encoding dof zinc finger protein DOF3.1 yields the protein MQGSPAVQGVAKPPFPEPEQHLKCPRCESTNTKFCYYNNYNLSQPRHFCKDCRRYWTKGGALRNIPVGGGTRKNSKRSAASATAGATASKRPSTSSPPPPPSSNHLPKPEPVSVLYPSATDPDDRLLDISGSFSSLLASSGGFGNLLEGFGSAAGAVPNSGDLNRSMGGGMDQLHNSGDGNGNENPAALENFLGDSSCWGNGWPDLRIYTPGSGFP from the coding sequence ATGCAGGGCTCGCCGGCGGTCCAGGGGGTGGCGAAGCCCCCGTTCCCTGAGCCGGAGCAGCACCTCAAGTGCCCCCGGTGCGAGTCCACCAACACCAAGTTCTGCTACTACAACAACTACAACCTCTCCCAACCTCGCCACTTCTGCAAGGACTGCCGCCGCTACTGGACCAAGGGCGGAGCCCTCCGCAACATCCCCGTCGGCGGCGGCACCCGCAAGAACTCCAAACGCTCCGCCGCCTCCGCCACCGCCGGCGCCACCGCCTCCAAACGCCCCTCCACCTCCTCCCCGCCGCCGCCCCCTTCCTCCAATCATCTCCCCAAACCCGAGCCAGTCTCCGTCCTCTATCCTTCAGCCACCGACCCCGACGATCGCCTGCTCGACATCAGCGGGAGCTTTAGTTCGCTGCTCGCCTCCAGTGGAGGCTTCGGGAACCTTCTCGAGGGCTTCGGCTCCGCCGCCGGCGCGGTGCCGAATTCCGGCGATCTGAACCGTTCCATGGGGGGTGGGATGGATCAGCTGCATAACTCCGGCGATGGCAACGGCAATGAGAACCCTGCGGCTCTGGAGAATTTCTTGGGGGATTCCAGCTGCTGGGGTAATGGCTGGCCCGATCTCCGCATCTATACTCCAGGTTCCGGCTTCCCATGA